The Acidobacteriota bacterium genome window below encodes:
- a CDS encoding mechanosensitive ion channel codes for MPAFAHPPFVAIELDRISLPGEVTPGKILEIIVLVVAAWAVIRWLSKLFQLLGGKIPRSRFLMKLLEPAARIGIWFAAIFISIRILAPSHEAFLASLASMGLAIGLGAQDLIKNVIGGLVVLVDRPYQLGDRVRIGDAYGEIDHVGLRSTKLTTPDDTRVTIPNLDILTQQVHNANSGVPDCQVVTDLYLPPGTDPETAIGIGYEAAACSPYLLAEKPIVALVSQGFDQQAYLRLRVKAYVYDHRYEPRMMSDVTSRATSEFLRLGLLEGWKSRPPGGSRA; via the coding sequence ATGCCCGCGTTTGCGCACCCTCCCTTTGTCGCCATCGAGCTCGACCGGATTTCCCTCCCGGGAGAGGTCACCCCGGGAAAGATCCTGGAAATCATAGTCCTGGTGGTCGCCGCGTGGGCCGTCATCCGCTGGCTCTCGAAGCTGTTCCAGCTCCTGGGCGGGAAGATCCCCCGTTCGCGCTTCCTGATGAAGCTCCTCGAGCCCGCCGCGCGGATCGGGATCTGGTTCGCCGCCATCTTCATCTCCATCCGGATCCTGGCCCCCTCGCACGAGGCGTTCCTGGCCTCGCTCGCATCCATGGGCCTGGCCATAGGCCTCGGCGCCCAGGACCTCATCAAGAACGTCATCGGCGGCCTCGTCGTCCTCGTCGACCGCCCCTACCAGCTCGGCGACCGCGTGAGGATCGGCGACGCCTACGGGGAGATCGACCACGTGGGGCTCAGGAGCACGAAGCTGACGACGCCCGACGACACCCGGGTGACGATCCCGAACCTGGACATCCTGACCCAGCAGGTCCACAACGCGAACTCGGGGGTGCCCGACTGCCAGGTCGTCACCGACCTCTACCTTCCCCCCGGCACCGACCCGGAAACCGCCATCGGGATCGGCTACGAAGCGGCCGCCTGTTCCCCCTACCTGCTGGCGGAGAAACCGATCGTGGCCCTGGTGTCGCAGGGGTTCGACCAGCAGGCCTACCTGCGCCTCCGGGTCAAGGCCTACGTCTACGACCACCGTTACGAACCCCGCATGATGAGCGACGTCACCAGCCGCGCCACCAGCGAGTTTCTGCGCCTGGGGCTCCTCGAGGGCTGGAAAAGCCGCCCCCCCGGGGGCTCGCGCGCCTGA
- a CDS encoding universal stress protein, whose product MFRTTGPVFAAVRLDESADEVLRQAVEIARHYGVKLYVCHVLPDVGAVRPLFPQLQMEDALRTTDFEAGVYRALSERVAAFTPPRGKECELKIEYGTEHAAIIDAAEQVGAGMIVVGHGSEKHRLGGISERVVRHAHCPVLVARPPEKGGVLAATDFSDPSTPAVDAAASEAGRRGRELRVVHAFDILRYGMVTDPTMPGLLPLDFSAEIEEALRGHLDECVRRVGAAEGLLVRGAADRAVVETAEKLEADLVVVATRGRTGLAHLALGSVAEAVVRGAACSVLVVRMKA is encoded by the coding sequence ATGTTCCGTACCACCGGCCCCGTTTTTGCCGCCGTAAGGCTGGACGAATCCGCCGACGAGGTGCTCCGCCAGGCCGTGGAGATCGCCCGGCATTACGGCGTGAAGCTCTACGTCTGCCACGTCCTCCCCGATGTCGGGGCGGTGCGCCCCCTCTTCCCCCAGCTGCAGATGGAGGACGCCCTCCGGACGACCGATTTCGAGGCCGGGGTGTATCGCGCCCTCTCGGAGCGGGTCGCCGCCTTCACGCCCCCCCGGGGGAAGGAGTGCGAACTCAAGATCGAGTACGGAACCGAGCACGCGGCCATCATCGACGCCGCGGAGCAGGTCGGCGCGGGGATGATCGTCGTGGGCCACGGTTCCGAGAAGCACCGCCTGGGCGGGATCTCGGAGCGCGTCGTCCGCCACGCCCACTGCCCGGTCCTGGTCGCGCGCCCCCCGGAGAAGGGGGGGGTGCTGGCGGCCACCGACTTCTCCGACCCCTCGACCCCCGCCGTGGATGCCGCCGCGAGCGAAGCCGGAAGGAGAGGGCGCGAACTCCGCGTCGTCCACGCCTTCGACATCCTCCGCTACGGCATGGTGACCGACCCGACCATGCCCGGCCTGCTGCCGCTCGATTTCTCCGCCGAAATCGAGGAGGCGCTCCGGGGCCACCTCGACGAGTGCGTCCGCCGGGTCGGGGCCGCCGAGGGGCTCCTGGTGCGCGGGGCCGCGGACCGGGCCGTCGTGGAGACGGCCGAAAAGCTCGAAGCGGACCTGGTCGTGGTCGCCACGCGGGGACGGACCGGGCTCGCCCACCTGGCGCTCGGGAGCGTGGCCGAGGCGGTCGTGCGCGGGGCCGCCTGCTCGGTCCTCGTCGTCCGGATGAAGGCTTGA